The Planctellipticum variicoloris DNA window GCGGCATCACCTCGTCCGGATCGCGCGACAGCACCCGGGCCACCAGTGCGCTCTGTTCCGGATGCCGCGGCACGATGGCGAAAGAGCCCCCCTGGTCGGCGGTCGCCCCTTCGGCCGTATCCAGCCGCAATCCGTCCGTTCCTCCTTTGCGCTCGGCGGCGTCCGGGCCGTGGCACTGGAAGCAGTTGTTCGACAGGATCGGCTTGATGTCGCGGTTGTAGTCCAGTGGGTCAGCGGCGAACGCTCTACCGGAAGAACTCAACAAGACGACTGCAAGCATTCCGACCAGGCGCAGCATGACGGCGAATCCCCGAGGCGCGGACGTGACGACGTGCGATCGACCGCCGGTTTCCCGACGAAAATCGCAACAATCCATTTTGATGCGTCACCGGGGGGCCGTAAAGGCCGCGGGCGTGAGAAGACGGGGCACTGTCCGAGTTCACCCTGCAGCTTATGCAGGGTGAATTTGGAAAGGGCCTTGAGGCGGCGTTCACCCGACCTTGCTGATTGCCGAGCGGATGTGGTTCAATCTTTGGAGAGAGTCGTCGGATTCCGCCGACGGCGCTCGACTTCTTTTCCGTCCAATTCCCGGGGCATTCGTCGATGAGTGGTTCTCCAGCTCCTGTCGCGTCGAAGTTCAGCACGATCCGTCTCGGTTCGACCGCCAACAACGACCTGCCGGTCAACAAGCTTTTCCGGGCATTGATTGAGAACAACGGCTCCGACTTGCACCTGCAGGTGGGAAAGCCGGCGATTCTGCGTGCGCGGGGCGACCTCAAAGCTCTGAACATGCCTCCGATCACCGAAGAGCAGATGAAAGAGCTCTGCCTGCCGATGCTGGACGAACGCAACAAGGAGATTTTCTTCACGACGGGGGGGGCGGACTATGCGCACGTCGTGGAGCACAAGGGCGAAACGTGGCGTTTCCGCGTGAACATGTTCATCCAGACCGGCAAGATGGGCATGGTGAGCCGAAAGGTCGAACGGTCGATTCCCAACTTCGAGGGACTTTACCTTCCCCCGATCATGCAGGATTTGTGCATTTACGATCAGGGGATGGTGCTGCTGGCGGGCGTAACCGGATCGGGCAAGTCGACGACGATCGCGTCGATGCTCGACTGGATCAACCACAACTACGGCAAGCACATTCTGACGATTGAAGATCCGGTCGAATTCGTCTACACGCCCGACAAGTCTCTGATCAACCAGCGCGAGATCGGGCCCGACGTGAGCGACTTCCACACGGCGATGAAGCACGCCGTGCGTCAGGACCCCGACATCATGCTCGTGGGCGAAATGCGCGACCGGGAGACGTTCGAAACGGCCATGCACGCCGCCGAAACGGGGCACCTCGTGTATGGAACGATTCACGCTTCGAGCGCGCCATCGACGATCGGACGTATTCTCGACCTCTTCCCGCAGAGCATGCACAACGCCCTGCGGTCGTCGATGGGCTTCAACATGAAGGCCATCGTGGCCCAGAAGCTGCTGAAGACGATCGTCGACAAGCCGAAACGCGTGCCGATCTGCGAAATCATGCTCTTTACCGGCATCGTCAAAAAGCTGATTCTGGAGCACGAAGACGAGAAGCTGCCGGCGGCGATGCGGATCGGCAAGGCGGACGGCATGCAGCAGTTTAACGACAGCCTGCACCACTTCCTCAAGCTGGAATACATCAGCCGGGCCGACGCGTTTGAAATCTCGCCCAACGCGGAAGAGCTGAAGATGATGCTCAAGGGGATCGACGTGAAGAGTTCGGGGATTCTGTAGGGCAGCCGTGTGGGATCGCAAGAACCGGATCGTCAGAAGATGGTGGGCGGGAGCCTACCCTACTGGCTCAGCTCTTCGACGCAAGCCTCCCACAGTTCATCCACCGTCTTGCCGGTTGCCGTCTGGAAGTCCTCCAGCCGGAACTCCCGGTCCTGCATGTGGCGGTGGAGCGTGTCGACGGTTCCCGGATGCTTTTCCTCGATCCAGACGAGGAAGCGGGCGGTGACGCCGTAGCTGTTGGTGTAGCTCTGCCGGGATGACAGTCGATCGGGGAAATTCCAGCCGGGTTGCTTCTCCGGTCCATACTGCTTGCGAGCGTAGTCGGCGATCCCTTCGGTGAGCCAGCCGGGATTGGAATCCGGATAGGCCTGGACGGCGTGGGTCAATTCGTGCGTCAGCAGGCCGATGTCGTCCGGGTGGGCTTTGAGCCATTTGATGCTGACCGTGACGCGATCGCCGCTGCAATGGGCGGGGATGTCGAGTTTCGGATCGAAGGTCAGCCGGATCTTGCGCGGAGCCTTCCGGGTCGGGTGCTCGAACCGTGTGAGCAGCTTCGGGTAGCACTCGTAGTACAGCGTGGTCAAGCGGCCGGCGATCGGAGCGAACTCGGCGTCGACCGGGCCTTCGAGGATCAGTGTCAATTTCGGCTCGGTCTTGACGGGAGCCGAGGCGTCGGCCGGCGGTTCGTCGCTGCAGGCCGCGGCGCTGATCGCCCCGACGAGGAGCAAGCGGAGCAGCGCTTGACCCGTGAAACGGAGTGTGCGCAGCGAGATTGGCGTGGAGTTCTCCGACTGTCCGGTGTCGCGCATCGGCCGGCCTCGTCAACAGCCTGGAATCTGGCAGAATTATGCGTGCGTCGTCAGTACGCCGGCCGAGTCTACAGCAGGACTCAGCCCTGGGGAGTGCGTGCTATCGGGATTGCGGAAGGACATCCCGAATCGCTGTTCCGGCGCGCGGCTCATGCGCGGAGTAATCTTCGCCGAGCAAGGCGGCGAGAGTCGCTGCGACCTGGCTTTGAGTGACCGGCTCGCACTCTTTGCGTTCTCCCAGCGGCGGCGTGTCGGGGCCGAGAAACGCCATCCACATCTCCTCGGCGCCCTCGATTGTTTTACCGTGGTTGCGCCAGTTGACCGGGCCGGTTCCGCGTCCGTGATCGGTGGTCAGGATGAACGTTGTCCGATCCCGGTATTCGTCCATCGACTGCATCTGTTCCCAGAGCCGCTGAATGTAGCGGTCGACGGCATTGGCCGAGTGGAGCAGATTGTCGTAGCGTCCAGCGTGTCCCCAGGCGTCCGTCTCCAGGAACCCCACGAAAAGGACGCGGGGTTTGTGTCGCAGCAGATGCTCGCGGGCCGCCTGATAGAGCATGGAATCGATGACCTCGGCCGCGTTCGGACGGGTCGTATCGGTGATCAGTTCGTTCAACAGCATTTGACGAGGGTTTGGATCGAGTTCCGGGACCGATTCCCAGCCGCCCATTACGGGAAACCCACATCGCTCGCGGTTGATGATGAATGGCGTGACGTCCCAGGCACTGAAGGCGGCGACTTTGCCGTCATAGGCGGGTTTGCGATGCAGCCACTCCAGGACGGTGAAGTTCTCGTTCGGTTTCTTGGCGTTGCTGTCGATCCGGGGGTCGGCAAACCCGGTCAGAATCTCGTTGTAACCCGGATACGAAAACTTCATTGTGTTCGTGATCTGGGAAGAACTTCCCCGCAGCCGGTTGCCGTAAATCTGCCCCTCGCCGCCGAATTTACTCCACAGAAACGGCATGAGCGCAGCCCGTCGTTCCTCCGGGGTTTCGCGCCAGTAGGCTTCCTCCAGCGCCTTCGCATCGGCCACGCCGCCGTGTTCTTTGCTGATCAGCTCTTTCTCCGCGCCGGTGAAGACTTCCTGCCAGCGCAAGCCATCGGTCGTGATCAGGACGATGTTGCGAGTCTTCAGGTCTTCCGCCCGCGTCGCCGCAGCAAGTCCGAACAGCAGCAGAATGCCCATGACCGCCGGACGATAGAGGCGCTGATCCATGTTGATTCTCCAGAATGACGTGATCCCCATCCTCGCGGTTTCTCGCGGGCATGGTTGCAAGCGGCAATGTCCGATTCCTCGCGTCTCGCGACACGATATCGGACACGCAGAGCGAGGCACCAGCCCGGTCAGGCGAGGATCTCGCTGAGAACTCGGCCGCGGCTGAGGGGCAGCGGACGTCCGAAGGGATCGTGGTACTCGGTTCCGGGAGGCAGTCCCAGACACTGAAAGATTGTGGCGGTGATGTCTTCGGGTCGTACGAGCCCGGACTTGGGAAAGGCGCCGATTTCGTCGGATTCGCCGTGAACGACGCCGCCACGGATGCCCCCGCCGGCAAGAGCGACGGAGAAGACCGAGCCCCAGTGATCGCGGCCGCCGCGGGCGTTCATACGGGGCGTCCGGCCGAATTCGGTCAGACAGACGACCAGCGTTTCATCGAGAATGCCGCGCTGCGACAGGTCGTCGAGCAACGCCGAGAACGCCTGGTCCATCGGGGGACAGAGGACATTCTTCAGTCGGTTGGCTTCGCCGGCGTGGGAATCCCAGCAGGGGGCGTCGGAGGGCTCGTCGGGGCCGCGATACCAGTTGACCTGGACCAGGCGGACGCCGGCCTCGATAAGCCGGCGAGCCAGCAACGTGCTCTGGCCGAACTCGCTCATTCCGTATTGCTCGCGGACCTGGGGCGTCTCCAGATCGAGGCGGAATGCGCTGCGGGAACGTTGCGTCGCCAGCAGATTGAAGGCCCGGCCGGACAATTCGCTGTAGCGTGCGGCGAGGCCGGCCCGTTCGACCTGCTCGAACCGCTGGTTGACACTTTCCAGGAGCGAGCCCCGGCGGAGCAGGCGGTCGGAGGTGATTTCGACCGGGAGGCTGAATTCGGGAATCCGGAAATCCGGGTCAGCCGGTCGGCAGCGGAAGAGCCAGGGATCGGCCGAAGGCCCCAGGAAACCGCCGTCCTGTCCGGGCCAGACCGAGTTGTCCGTATTGAAGATGTGGCACGGCAGGCGGACGCAGCCGGGGAGATCGCCGCGCGGCGGAGCGGCCTGCTGAACGAGCGTGCCGAGAAACGGCCAGTCGTTCGGAGCGCCGGGGTTGGCGTTTTCCGCATTCATGGGAACGTGCGGATGCCCCGTGAGCATGTAGTAGCCGCTGGACGAATGGGCGTTGTCGGTCGTCGAAACGGCCCGCAGAACGGCCAGGTGGTCGGCGCGTTGGGCCAGCCCCGGCAGCAGCTCGCTGTAATATGTGCCGGGGACGGCGGCTGCAATCGGGGAGAAGATGCCGCGGATTTCCGGCGGGGCTTCGGGCTTGGGGTCGAAGGTCGAATGCTGTGGGGAGCCCCCCATCAGGAAGAGGACGATGCAGGACTTTGCGGAGCGGGGAGCCGACTCGGTGGTTTTGGCGAGGGCTTCCCGGGCCAGCAGTTGCGGCAGCGACAGCCCGAGTGCGCCGAGACCGCCAGCCTGGAGCACGTCCCGGCGAGTGAGGCCGTCGCACAGTCGGGGGCCGCGGTCGCGGAGAGTCAGCATAGGAACGACGCCCGGTCTCGTAAGCGAATTTTGATGCGTTACTGAAGTCTAGCGGACGAATGGGGGTGGGAAAAGGGGAATGCCAAAGGGCCGGCGGAAACAGGTTCCGCCGGCCCATAAAAGTGTTGGCTGGTCTGTCGGTTCCGATCGTCTTAGCGTCCGAAGAACATCTGGCGGAGGCGTTCGTTCTTGCGGCGCTCCATTTCCATGAGCCGTTGGAAGAAGCCCTGGGACTGGACTTCCTGCGGCTGCACGGCGGCCTGCTGCGGGCTGTACTGCGGTGCAACGGGCTGTTGCTGAGAGGTGGCCTGGCGGCTCGCTCGCGCCCGGAGGCCGGCTTCGCACAGGGTCGTGCTGGCCAGCACGACGGTTGCTGTCAGGGCAAGAGTCACATGCTTCATGTCGTTTGCTCCATTTCGAGTCAGGAAACTGCGGGACTGCAGGGGACAAGTCCCGGGTGTGTGAGGAAAGTCTACCCGCTGCCAACTGACTCGCCGCGACAATCTGTGGCTGTTCCCCGAAAACGTGGCCGGCACACTGCGGCCTCTACGCGACGCGCCGAAGTTGTGCGGCCTGCGGTCGGATCGAGATTGATTCAAGCTGGGCGATTTCAGCCCTGAGGGGAGGGCCATGATCGGCGATCACGAAGTGCGCCGCGGGGCGAAGAGTTTTCGCAGCCGATACGGTCGGCAGCTCGGAACGATTCCGCAGACTCAGCCAGCGGGCCGCAACCGAGCCAGACGTTCTGTCAGGCGCGGTATGAGCCGCGTGGTCGCTGCGGCACTTGCGACAATCGGGAGAAATCGCCGGGGCCGAGTCTGTCGGGATCCAGACCATTTTGCGCGAACGTGACGCTCCCGTCCCGCCGGCCGATCGGTTATAGTCGTTCGGTTGCGCGCTCGTGCGAGTGCATCCCTGGTTGGCTTCTTGCAGAAAGCGTTTTCCGTGTCAGTGACTGCCGTCGTCGGGCTCCAGTGGGGTGATGAAGCCAAGGGCAAGATTGTCGACCTTCTTACGGACGAGCACCAGATTGCCGTCCGCTATCAGGGAGGGAACAACGCCGGCCACACCGTCAAGTTCGAGGGGCAGACCTACAAACTGTCGCTGCTGCCGACCGGCATTCTCCGGCCGGGCGTGACCGCCGTGATCGGCAACGGCGTGGTGGTCAATCCGGAAGCGCTGCTCAAGGAGATGCAGGGGCTGACCGATCGGGGCCTGCCGGTTTCCGGGGACAACCTGCTGGTCAGCGACCGGGCGCACGTCATTCTGCCCTATCACATGGCCGAAGAGGCTGTGCTGGAGAAGAGCCGGAAGGGCGAGGCGATCGGCACGACGATGCGCGGGATCGGGACCTGCTACAGGGACAAGGCGGGGCGGACGCACGCGATCCGCGTTGGCGACCTGTACCGGCGGGAGACGCTCAAGTCCCGGCTGGCGGAAATCGTCTCCCAGAAGAACACCGTGATTCAGGCGTTTGATCCGTCGGCGACGCCGCTGAATTCCGACGAGATCTACGCCAATGCGATCGCCGCGGCGGACAGGCTCCGTCCGCACGTCGTCGACACGACCGCCTGGCTGCACAAAGCGCTGGCGGCGAACAAGAACATTCTGTTCGAAGGAGCTCAGGGGAGCCTGCTGGATATCGATCACGGCACGTTCCCGTACGTGACATCTTCGAACAGCTCTGCCGCCGGGATTCACTCCGGCAGCGGCGTCCCCGAGCGGGCGATCGGCCGGATGATCGGCGTCGTGAAGGCGTATACGACGCGCGTCGGCGGCGGTCCCTTCCCGACCGAACTGGACGACCCCATCGGCCAGCACATTCGCGACGTCGGCCACGAATACGGCACGGTGA harbors:
- a CDS encoding type IV pilus twitching motility protein PilT → MSGSPAPVASKFSTIRLGSTANNDLPVNKLFRALIENNGSDLHLQVGKPAILRARGDLKALNMPPITEEQMKELCLPMLDERNKEIFFTTGGADYAHVVEHKGETWRFRVNMFIQTGKMGMVSRKVERSIPNFEGLYLPPIMQDLCIYDQGMVLLAGVTGSGKSTTIASMLDWINHNYGKHILTIEDPVEFVYTPDKSLINQREIGPDVSDFHTAMKHAVRQDPDIMLVGEMRDRETFETAMHAAETGHLVYGTIHASSAPSTIGRILDLFPQSMHNALRSSMGFNMKAIVAQKLLKTIVDKPKRVPICEIMLFTGIVKKLILEHEDEKLPAAMRIGKADGMQQFNDSLHHFLKLEYISRADAFEISPNAEELKMMLKGIDVKSSGIL
- a CDS encoding basic secretory protein-like protein — its product is MRDTGQSENSTPISLRTLRFTGQALLRLLLVGAISAAACSDEPPADASAPVKTEPKLTLILEGPVDAEFAPIAGRLTTLYYECYPKLLTRFEHPTRKAPRKIRLTFDPKLDIPAHCSGDRVTVSIKWLKAHPDDIGLLTHELTHAVQAYPDSNPGWLTEGIADYARKQYGPEKQPGWNFPDRLSSRQSYTNSYGVTARFLVWIEEKHPGTVDTLHRHMQDREFRLEDFQTATGKTVDELWEACVEELSQ
- a CDS encoding alkaline phosphatase family protein, with amino-acid sequence MDQRLYRPAVMGILLLFGLAAATRAEDLKTRNIVLITTDGLRWQEVFTGAEKELISKEHGGVADAKALEEAYWRETPEERRAALMPFLWSKFGGEGQIYGNRLRGSSSQITNTMKFSYPGYNEILTGFADPRIDSNAKKPNENFTVLEWLHRKPAYDGKVAAFSAWDVTPFIINRERCGFPVMGGWESVPELDPNPRQMLLNELITDTTRPNAAEVIDSMLYQAAREHLLRHKPRVLFVGFLETDAWGHAGRYDNLLHSANAVDRYIQRLWEQMQSMDEYRDRTTFILTTDHGRGTGPVNWRNHGKTIEGAEEMWMAFLGPDTPPLGERKECEPVTQSQVAATLAALLGEDYSAHEPRAGTAIRDVLPQSR
- a CDS encoding DUF1501 domain-containing protein, yielding MLTLRDRGPRLCDGLTRRDVLQAGGLGALGLSLPQLLAREALAKTTESAPRSAKSCIVLFLMGGSPQHSTFDPKPEAPPEIRGIFSPIAAAVPGTYYSELLPGLAQRADHLAVLRAVSTTDNAHSSSGYYMLTGHPHVPMNAENANPGAPNDWPFLGTLVQQAAPPRGDLPGCVRLPCHIFNTDNSVWPGQDGGFLGPSADPWLFRCRPADPDFRIPEFSLPVEITSDRLLRRGSLLESVNQRFEQVERAGLAARYSELSGRAFNLLATQRSRSAFRLDLETPQVREQYGMSEFGQSTLLARRLIEAGVRLVQVNWYRGPDEPSDAPCWDSHAGEANRLKNVLCPPMDQAFSALLDDLSQRGILDETLVVCLTEFGRTPRMNARGGRDHWGSVFSVALAGGGIRGGVVHGESDEIGAFPKSGLVRPEDITATIFQCLGLPPGTEYHDPFGRPLPLSRGRVLSEILA
- a CDS encoding adenylosuccinate synthase produces the protein MSVTAVVGLQWGDEAKGKIVDLLTDEHQIAVRYQGGNNAGHTVKFEGQTYKLSLLPTGILRPGVTAVIGNGVVVNPEALLKEMQGLTDRGLPVSGDNLLVSDRAHVILPYHMAEEAVLEKSRKGEAIGTTMRGIGTCYRDKAGRTHAIRVGDLYRRETLKSRLAEIVSQKNTVIQAFDPSATPLNSDEIYANAIAAADRLRPHVVDTTAWLHKALAANKNILFEGAQGSLLDIDHGTFPYVTSSNSSAAGIHSGSGVPERAIGRMIGVVKAYTTRVGGGPFPTELDDPIGQHIRDVGHEYGTVTGRPRRCGWFDAVACGYGARISGVDQISVMLLDVLAQLDELKICEAYEIRGERTTDFPSHVDDLEAAKPVYRTVPGWKQDITGARKLSDLPTGARQYVDTVSELIGKPVAFISIGPDREQTIVL